The genomic DNA CGTAACTGAAATTGACAATCCACAAAAGAACTATCCTAAAGCTATATTATCTGCAGCTTTAATAGCAGTATGTATCTTTATATTTGGTACTTTATCAATAGGATTTGTTCTTCCAGCAAAAGAAATCAACTTAACACAAGGATTACTAGTTGCATTTGACCGTTACTTAGTTGGCTATCATCTAGAGTTTCTTACTCCTGTGATTGCAATTATGCTAGTTATCGGTGTATTAGCTGGGGTTTCAACTTGGATAGGTGGACCTAGTAAAGGACTATTAACAGTAGGACACCATGGTCTTTTACCTCCATTTCTCCAAAAAACAAATAAAAATGGTGTACAGGCCAATATTCTGCTGGTACAAGGCTATATTGTCACTGTTCTAATCTTTTTATTTACATTCATGACTTCAGTTCAGGCAGTATATCAAATACTAAGTCAATTAACAGTAATACTTTATTTGACTATGTACATTTTATTATTCTTGTCTGGAATGAAATTACGTAAAGAACGTCCAAATATTCCAAGACCTTTTAAAGTGCCTGGAGGTCATATGGGTATTTATGTTCTTGGTATCTTAGGATGCTGCGGTGCTTTATTAGCTTTTGTTTTAAGTTTTCTTCCTCCAGCACAAATTAAAGTTGGAAGTACAACTATCTGGTATTCTATTCTTTTCATAGGATATTTTGTATTCGTTGGCATTCCACTTATAATTTATCATTTTAGAAAACCAAGCTGGATTAATGAAAAAAGTGACGATAGTTTAGAGCCATTCTCATGGGAAGAAAAAAAGACAGATAAACCAACAACACAACAGCAGTAATATTTTTTATTTTATTTTTTCTATATATTACAAGGAGTGAGTATTATGAGTTTATATGAAAAAAACAAAGATTCATTTAACGAAAGTATTTTTAGTAGTCACAACATTGGATCAGAATTATCAAAATACAAAATGCCAGAAAAAGAAAGCGATCCTAATGTAATTTTAGAACTTGTAAAAGATGAATTATTCCTGGATGGAAACGCAAGACAAAACCTTGCTACTTTCTGTCAAACTTTTTTACCTAAAGAAGTTCATGAATTAATGGATCTGTCAATAAGTAAAAATATGATTGATAAAGATGAGTACCCTCAAACAGCAGAAATTGAAAGACGTTGTGTTCATATACTATCACAATTATGGCATTCGCCTGATGAAGCAAAAAGCATTGGTACATCTACAGTAGGATCATCTGAAGCATGTATGCTTGGTGGTCTAGCAATGTACCATCGTTGGAAAGCAAAAAGAAAAAAAGAAGGAAAAGACTATAGCCATCCAAATATGGTAACAGGTCCAGTTCAAATATGTTGGCATAAATTTGCAAGATATTGGGATATAGAACTTAGAGAAGTTCCTATGGAAGAAGATTGTCTATATATGTCACCAGAACATATGGAAAAATACATTGATGAAAATACTATTGGAGTAGTTACTACATTAGGACTTACTTTTACTGGAGCTTATGAACCAGTAGAAGATATCTGTAAAGCTCTTGATGAATATGAAAAGAAAACTGGATTGTCTATAGATGTCCATGTTGACGGTGCATCTGGAGGATTCTTAGCTCCATTCTGTGCTAAAGATCTTAAATGGGACTTTACACTTCCTAGAGTAAAATCTATCAGTGCTTCTGGACATAAATTTGGACTAGCTCCTCTTGGATGTGGATGGGTATTATGGAGAGATATTTCAGATCTTCCTGAAAACTTAATTTTCCATGTTAACTATCTTGGTGGAGATATGTCAGTTTTCCAACTTAACTTCTCTCGTCCAGCAGGACAAATTATATCACAATACTTCTTACTATTAAGACTTGGTGTTGAAGGATATACAAAAATCCATCAAAACTGCTATCACACAGCTCAATATTTAGCTAGTGAACTTAATAAGTTAGGAATATTTGAAGTGTTATATGATGGTAACCCTGAAAAAGGAATACCTGCAGTAACATGGAAATTGAAAAAAGATGCTAAAGTTACTTTCAACTTATATGACTTTGCAGATAAACTAAGAAGTCGTGGTTGGCAAGTACCTGCATATTCATTACCAGCTCATGCTGATAAAATTGTTGTTCAAAGAATTCTTGTTCGTCAAGGTGTAAGTTTAGATATGGCTTCTCTTCTTATAGAAGATATTAAGAGAACTATTGAATACTTCAAAACTCACGAAGTAGTTACTAATCTTACAGCTAAAGAAGGAACTGCATTTTCACATTAATATAAACATAAAAAAAGGAGTCAGAAATTTCTGGCTCCTCTTTTATTTTCTCTATTATTTATTTTCTCTTATTTTACTTACATCAAATACATCAAGTTTTGAATCTTCAATATTACTATCTTGCATTCTTAAAATTGCACTAATTGTATCTAGTGATGTTAGTACATCAACACCATATTCAATTGCTGTTCTTCTCATTTTAAATCCATCTCTTTGTGCATCATTTGCTTTAGTTGGAGTATTAATTAGAAGATCTACTTCTCTATGTTTTAATACATCAGAAATATTCGGTGATTCTTCATTAATTCTATTTACAAGAATTGATTCCACACCGTTTTCAGATAAGAATTTTTGAGTTCCTTTTGTTGCATATAAAGTTGAACCATGTTTTATAAGACTCTTAGCTATTGGTAAAAACTCCTCTTTATCTTTATCTCTTATAGTTACAAGTACTTTTCTACCTTTTATTTCATGAACTCTTTTTGCTCCTAAAAGTCCTTTATAGATTGCTTCATCTACAGTATTACCTACTCCTAATACCTCTCCTGTTGATCTCATTTCTGGTCCTAATGATACTTCAACACTTGATAACTTTTCAGTTGAAAATACTGGAACTTTTACTGCAACTACACTTGGCTTTTTATATATTCCTGTTCCATATCCTAAGTCAGTTAATTTTTCTCCAAGAGCTACTCTTGTTGCAAGCTCTATTGCAGGTACTCCTGAAACTTTTGAAATATAAGGAACTGTTCTAGATGATCTTGGATTTACTTCTATTACATATAATTTATTTTGATATGCTATAAATTGAATATTCATCATACCTTTTACTTCTAAAGCCTTAGCCATTTTCTTAGTAATTTCAAGTAATTCTTCTTCTGTTCCTTCATATAGATTTTGTTGAGGATATATTGTTATTGAATCTCCTGAGTGTACTCCAGCTCTTTCAAGATGTTCCATAATTCCAGGAATTAATACATTTTCTCCATCACATATTGCATCTACTTCAAGTTCTATTCCATTTAGATATTTGTCGATTAATACTGGATTTACATTATCTCTATCAAATGAAGCTTCTAGATATTTTACTAAATTATATTCATCATGACAAATTTCCATTCCTTGTCCACCAAGTACATATGAAGGTCTAACTAGTACTGGATACCCTATCTTATTAGCTACTTCTATTCCGTGAGCCACATCCCATACTCCTCTTCCTTTAGGACGATTTATATCTAGTTTTTCCATCATCTCTTCAAATCTTTCTCTATCTTCTGCTTCATCAATTTTATCTGCACTTGTTCCTATTATTTTAATTCCTCTTTCACTTAGATCATTTGCAAGTTTAATTGCTGTTTGACCTCCAAATTGAAGTATTACGCCTTCAGGTTTTTCTTTTTCAAGTATTGCCATAATATCTTCTGTAACTAATGGTTCAAAATATAGTTTATCTGCAGTAGAAAAATCTGTTGATACTGTTTCAGGGTTATTATTTATAATTATACTTTCTATTCCTAATTTCTTTAGTGTTTTTACAGCATGTACTGTACAATAGTCAAATTCTATTCCTTGCCCTATTCTAATTGGTCCAGAACCTATAACAACTATCTTTCTTCTATTACTTACAACTACCTCATCAAATTGATCATATGTTGAGTAAAAATATGATGAATCAGCAGCAAATTCTCCAGCACATGTATCTACCATTTTATATGTAGGAATTATATTGTGAGCTTTTCTTTTTCTTTCGATATCTTTTTCAGATACTCCCATAAGCTCTGCTATACCTCTATCTGAGAACCCTTTTTTCTTTAAGTTTCTTAGAAATTGCTCATCTAAATCTTTAAATTTCATTCTTTTTAGAGTTTCTTCTTGTTTTACTATCCATTCTATTTTCTCCATAAAGAATTTATCAATACCAGTTAATTTTTGTAGTTTTTCTTTTATATATCCTCTTCTTAACATCTCTGCTACAACAAATATTCTTTCATCATCTGGTTTAACTACAGCTTCTTTTAACTCTTCAATTGACATTTTCTTAACTACTGGATATTCAAAATTGTATCTTCCTATTTCTAAAGATCTCAATCCTTTTTGGAAAGCTGCTTCAAAGTTATTTCCAATAGCCATAACTTCTCCAGTTGCCATCATTTTTGTTCCTAATCTTTTATTTGCTTTTTTAAATTTATCAAATGGCCATTTAGGAATTTTTACTACTATATAGTCAAGTGATGGCTCAAAACAAGCAAATGT from Fusobacterium hominis includes the following:
- the gadC gene encoding putative glutamine/gamma-aminobutyrate antiporter GadC, translating into MNTQKDNKPFGLTVGTLTVMNIAAVVSLRGLPSEAEYGLGSIFYYLFAAVVFLIPVSMISAELAASFPKKGGVYRWVGEAYGSRLGFLAIWLQWIQNTIWFPTVLTFSAVSIAYIGANPSAAEVPLANNKIYVAIVCLVIYWGATLINLKGLSASAKISKYGGMIGTIIPAAILTVFGIIWLVEGRPLQLDTNINTLFPDLSNLNNLVLASSIFLFFAGMEMSAVHVTEIDNPQKNYPKAILSAALIAVCIFIFGTLSIGFVLPAKEINLTQGLLVAFDRYLVGYHLEFLTPVIAIMLVIGVLAGVSTWIGGPSKGLLTVGHHGLLPPFLQKTNKNGVQANILLVQGYIVTVLIFLFTFMTSVQAVYQILSQLTVILYLTMYILLFLSGMKLRKERPNIPRPFKVPGGHMGIYVLGILGCCGALLAFVLSFLPPAQIKVGSTTIWYSILFIGYFVFVGIPLIIYHFRKPSWINEKSDDSLEPFSWEEKKTDKPTTQQQ
- a CDS encoding glutamate decarboxylase; this encodes MSLYEKNKDSFNESIFSSHNIGSELSKYKMPEKESDPNVILELVKDELFLDGNARQNLATFCQTFLPKEVHELMDLSISKNMIDKDEYPQTAEIERRCVHILSQLWHSPDEAKSIGTSTVGSSEACMLGGLAMYHRWKAKRKKEGKDYSHPNMVTGPVQICWHKFARYWDIELREVPMEEDCLYMSPEHMEKYIDENTIGVVTTLGLTFTGAYEPVEDICKALDEYEKKTGLSIDVHVDGASGGFLAPFCAKDLKWDFTLPRVKSISASGHKFGLAPLGCGWVLWRDISDLPENLIFHVNYLGGDMSVFQLNFSRPAGQIISQYFLLLRLGVEGYTKIHQNCYHTAQYLASELNKLGIFEVLYDGNPEKGIPAVTWKLKKDAKVTFNLYDFADKLRSRGWQVPAYSLPAHADKIVVQRILVRQGVSLDMASLLIEDIKRTIEYFKTHEVVTNLTAKEGTAFSH
- the carB gene encoding carbamoyl-phosphate synthase large subunit encodes the protein MLDKSIKKTLVIGSGPIIIGQAAEFDYSGTQACETLKKEGIEVVLVNSNPATIMTDTAVADRIYIEPITLEFVEKIIAKERPDSILAGMGGQTALNMAVELYEKGILEKYGVKVIGTPIEAIKRGEDRELFREAMEKIEEPIIKSKIVESLDEGYRVANEIGYPVVVRPAYTLGGTGGGFANNDVELEDILSKGLALSRVGQVLIEKSILGWKEIEYEVIRDANGNTITVCNMENIDPVGIHTGDSIVVAPSQTLSDREYQMLRTSAIKIVNEIGVIGGCNVQFALNPKSFEYAIIEINPRVSRSSALASKATGYPIARVATRLSLGYLLDEVKNEVTGKTFACFEPSLDYIVVKIPKWPFDKFKKANKRLGTKMMATGEVMAIGNNFEAAFQKGLRSLEIGRYNFEYPVVKKMSIEELKEAVVKPDDERIFVVAEMLRRGYIKEKLQKLTGIDKFFMEKIEWIVKQEETLKRMKFKDLDEQFLRNLKKKGFSDRGIAELMGVSEKDIERKRKAHNIIPTYKMVDTCAGEFAADSSYFYSTYDQFDEVVVSNRRKIVVIGSGPIRIGQGIEFDYCTVHAVKTLKKLGIESIIINNNPETVSTDFSTADKLYFEPLVTEDIMAILEKEKPEGVILQFGGQTAIKLANDLSERGIKIIGTSADKIDEAEDRERFEEMMEKLDINRPKGRGVWDVAHGIEVANKIGYPVLVRPSYVLGGQGMEICHDEYNLVKYLEASFDRDNVNPVLIDKYLNGIELEVDAICDGENVLIPGIMEHLERAGVHSGDSITIYPQQNLYEGTEEELLEITKKMAKALEVKGMMNIQFIAYQNKLYVIEVNPRSSRTVPYISKVSGVPAIELATRVALGEKLTDLGYGTGIYKKPSVVAVKVPVFSTEKLSSVEVSLGPEMRSTGEVLGVGNTVDEAIYKGLLGAKRVHEIKGRKVLVTIRDKDKEEFLPIAKSLIKHGSTLYATKGTQKFLSENGVESILVNRINEESPNISDVLKHREVDLLINTPTKANDAQRDGFKMRRTAIEYGVDVLTSLDTISAILRMQDSNIEDSKLDVFDVSKIRENK